TCCTTGCCATCAACCGATCGCGTGCGCTGACATACTTCATATCCGTTGCTGCTGCCGCCGTCGTTGGTATTCCCTTCAATCGTTGCAAACACCGGCCCCGCGCCTTCAAAACTAAAACCGGTATGGACCCAATCCGTTGCTGTCTGTCGAACCAGAAATAATTGAGCCGATCCTAAAGTCGACCACGGTACATTGCCGTTAGCTATTTGAGCGCCTTGAACAAATAACCCGGCTTGTTTAGCTTGATAAGCCAGTGAGTCGCAAGAGACGGAACCGGCTATGGGCATGGGACGATTCAATAGCATGCAAGCCTGTTTCATCACGAAAGTCACAAAGCCGGCACACCAACGCCACGCGGGTCCCTGATTGCCCCCAACATAAATTCTTACCCATGGCCCGCAGTTATCGCCTCCGATTTCGATGGGATGCTGAGCAAGATGCTGCTTCGCCACTCTTAAGATGGCCTCGGATAATGTCACATTGGCCTGAAAGTTTATGGGTTGCAACGCCTTGTTGAGCGGCTCGACCAATGCACTCCAGGTCTGTTGATTTACTTTTCCTGAAGCCGGTATTCCTTTGGACTGCTGGAACACCTTGACACATTTTTCAGTGGCGTCGCCAAAATCACCATCAACGGCGGTTGCGAATCCGTCAATGCTCAGCCATTCCTGAACTCGGCGGACTTTTGCTCCCGTATCGCCTTTTTTGATTATGGCATCGAATGCCAATTCTCTGGTGACGTAGGATGGATAGTTGGGCATAAGATGATCTCCTCGTGTTTAAGAAAATTAGTCAGGTTACAATCTTGGATCCACCGGCTCGCTCCCCAGCGCCAGCACGCCAAACACGCATTCGTGTACGCGGCGCAAAGACTCCTTTCGCACAAAGCCCTCCAAACTTTCAACCCCGAGGCTGAATTCACGGTGCCACCGATGAATTTTCCGCCGGCTTCGAACCAACGTCTTTTATTCTCCGCGGTTCTGGTCGCATTGCCGCGATCCTCATTTTTAAACATCGGCGTTATGCCGCTGGCAACGATATTTCCCTCATTGTCCCGATGGCCCTGTTCTTTTCCGTCGGAAAAGCGATCGAGCATCAGGAAATAGAGGACTTGATCTTCCCGAGCGGCGGGAGAGGGGAAGAAATCGTGATTGGTGAGAGTCGCGAAATTTAATTCAGATAGCTGTTTTTTCAATGATGTTAATCACGTCCTTTCCTTATTTCATCTTCGCAACCAGATTAACTTTATGATGCTCTCCTATTAGACTGCATTCGCGTGGGGTGGTCGCTTCATACCCGCAGAACAGAAATGCGCGTGAGATTTCACCAATCCCGGACGGAAAGCGAAATGTCCCAAGATCGTGGTGCCCACTTTGAGGCAGCGGTCCCAAGCGAATGTCGAGAACACCATGATACAGGCATGGCCATTCGGCGCTGGCGACACAATTGATACTCTGCACTTCACATTCGCAACGCTCGTCCTTTGCATGCCCAATCATATGGCCCGCCAGGAATTCGACGAGGTGATGAGCGCTCGGCTCCGCTCCCGGTGCCTCGAATAAAATCGCCAGCCGATTGATCTTCACCTCACGATGACCGGGCAGAAACGGGAACATGTTGCGGCCAAGCCGGAGGCCGAATTCTCTTGCCGCACTTTTCTCGGCGG
This genomic stretch from candidate division KSB1 bacterium harbors:
- a CDS encoding peptidoglycan-binding protein translates to MPNYPSYVTRELAFDAIIKKGDTGAKVRRVQEWLSIDGFATAVDGDFGDATEKCVKVFQQSKGIPASGKVNQQTWSALVEPLNKALQPINFQANVTLSEAILRVAKQHLAQHPIEIGGDNCGPWVRIYVGGNQGPAWRWCAGFVTFVMKQACMLLNRPMPIAGSVSCDSLAYQAKQAGLFVQGAQIANGNVPWSTLGSAQLFLVRQTATDWVHTGFSFEGAGPVFATIEGNTNDGGSSNGYEVCQRTRSVDGKDFIRFQV